In Paraburkholderia youngii, the genomic stretch GGACAACAACGCGACGATCGCCGCTTTCCTGTCCGGCCAGGTGCAGCTGATCGCGGCCGGCAACATCGTCGCGGCCGCGATCCTCGCGAAAAATCCGCCGCGCCGTCCGGAACCGAAGTTCGTGATCAAGAACTCGCCGTGCTTCGTCGGCATGAATAAAAACGAGCCCCGTCTGCAACAGAAGGTCGATGCCGCCATCGCACAGGCCAAACACGACGGCACGCTCGGTGCGATGTCGAAGAAGTGGTTCGGCGCACCGCTGCCTGCCGATCTGTGATCCTGCAAGCACGACTGTAAGCGCGCCGTTAGCCGGGCTTGATACCGTGACCGGCTGATGGCGCGACGACCACGCCGCCACGACACCTCAACGCCGAGACCCACACCCCGATGAAGCTGACACCTCGCGAGAAGGACAAGCTGCTGATCTTCACCGCCGCGCTGCTCGCCGAACGGCGCCGTGCGCGCGGCCTCAAGCTGAACTATCCGGAAGCGGTCGCCTTCATCACCGCCGCGCTGATGGAAGCCGCGCGCGACGGCAAGAGCGTCGCCGAGGTGATGCACTACGGCACCACGCTGCTCACGCGCGCCGACGTGATGGAGGGGGTCCCCGAAATGATCCCCGACATCCAGGTCGAAGCGACGTTCCCCGACGGCACCAAGCTCGTCACCGTCCATCATCCGATTCCCTGAAGTCCTCTTCGTCAAGGCAGGCCCCATGATTCCCGGCGAACTCCTCATCGACGACGGCGAGCACGAACTGAACGCGGGCCGCGCGACGGTCACGGTGGTCGTGTCGAATACCGGCGACCGTCCCGTGCAGATCGGCTCGCATTACCACTTCTACGAAGTGAACGCCGCGCTGTCATTCGATCGCCAAGCGGCGCGCGGCTTTCGGCTGAATATCGCGGCGGGTACCGCGGTGCGCTTCGAGCCCGGCCAGGAGCGCACGGTCGAACTCGTCGCGCTGGCGGGCGAGCGCGTCGTGTACGGCTTCAACGGCAAGGTGATGGGCAAGCTGTGATGCGCTGCCCGCGCCCTGGCGTTTCGACCGCCCTGCTCCGCCATGCGTTGCTTTTAGCCCGCTTGTAGCTCACTCCGGACCCACACCATGACACTACGCATTGGCCGCCGCGCGTACGCGGAGATGTTCGGCCCCACCACCGGCGACCGCGTGCGCCTCGCCGACACCGAACTTCTGATCGAGATCGAACGCGACTTCACAACCTACGGCGAAGAGGTCAAGTTCGGCGGCGGCAAGGTGATTCGCGACGGCATGGGCCAGTCGCAGCGCGTGCATGCCGAGGTCGTGGATACCGTCGTGACGAATGCGGTGATCCTCGATCACTGGGGCATCGTGAAGGCCGACATCGGCATCAAGGACGGCCGCATCGCGGCGATCGGCAAGGCCGGCAATCCCGACATTCAGCCGAACGTGACGATCGCGATTGGCGCGGCCACCGAAGTGATCGCGGGCGAAGGGCTGATCGTGACCGCGGGCGGCATCGATACGCACATCCACTTCATCAGCCCGCAGCAGATCGAGGAAGCGCTCGCGAGCGGCGTGACGACGATGCTCGGCGGCGGCACCGGCCCCGCGACCGGCACGAATGCGACGACCTGCACGCCGGGGCCGTGGCATCTCGAACGCATGCTGCAAGCGGCCGATGGTTATCCGATGAATCTCGGCTTTCTCGGCAAGGGCAACGTGAGCCAGCCGGCACCGCTGACCGAACAGATCGCCGCTGGCGCGATCGGCCTGAAGCTGCACGAGGACTGGGGCACGACACCCGCGGCGATCGACAACTGTCTTTCCGTCGCCGACGATACCGACACGCAGGTTGCGATCCACACCGATACGCTGAACGAAGCGGGCTTCGTCGAAACGACCGTTGCAGCGTTCAAGGGCCGCACGATCCACACCTATCACACCGAAGGCGCGGGCGGCGGCCACGCGCCGGACATCATCAAGGTGTGCGGCGAAGCGAACGTGCTGCCGTCGTCGACGAATCCGACACGGCCGTACACGGTCAACACGCTCGACGAGCATCTCGACATGCTGATGGTGTGCCATCACCTCGATCCGTCGATTGCGGAAGACATCGCGTTCGCCGAATCGCGGATTCGCCGCGAGACGATCGCGGCCGAGGACATCCTGCACGATCTCGGCGCGCTTTCGATGCTATCTTCGGATTCGCAGGCGATGGGCCGCGTCGGCGAAGTGATCATCCGCACGTGGCAGACCGCGCACAAGATGAAGGTGCAACGCGGCGCGCTGCCCGAGGACAACGCGCGTCGCGACAATTTCCGCGCGAAGCGCTACGTCGCGAAGTACACGATCAATCCGGCGATCACGCACGGCATCGCGCATGAGGTCGGCTCGATCGAGCCTGGCAAGTGGGCCGATCTGGTGTTCTGGGAGCCGGCGTTTTTCGGCATCAAGCCGTCGCTGATCCTGAAGGGCGGCATGATCGCGATGGCGCAGATGGGAGATCCGAATGCATCGATTCCGACGCCGCAGCCCGTACATTATCGCGAGATGTTCGCGACGCGCGGTGGCGCGCTGGGTCGCACGTCGCTGACCTTCGTGTCGCAACTCGCCGCCGACGCGAACGTCGCCGAACGCTATGGTTTGGAAAAGCGCATCGTCGCGGTGAAGAACTGCCGCAGCGTGACGAAGGCCGACATGATTCACAACGCGTGGCGCCCCAACATCAGCGTCGATCCGGAAACCTACCAGGTGATCGCCGACGGCCAGCTGCTGACCTGCGATCCGGCCACCGTGCTGCCGATGGCGCAACGCTATTTCCTGTTCTGACCATGCGTACACTGAACAAACTTCTCGCGCCGCATCTGAAGGTTGCGCCCGTACTCGTCAAGCGAGCGCCGACGTTGACGCTCGCGTTCGATGAACGCCGCAAGAGCCGTCTTGCCGCGACGCTCGATAACGGCGAGGAAATCGCCTTGCTGTTGCCGCGCGGCACCGTGCTGCGCGATGGCGACGTGCTCGTCGCCGATGATGGCGGGCTCGTGCGTGTCGTCGCGGCTGACGACGCCGTGCTTGTGGTACGCGCTTCGGACGCGTTGACGTTGACGCGCGCCGCGTATCACCTCGGCAATCGTCATACGCCGGTCGAAGTGGGCACCGATTATCTGAAGCTCGAATACGATCCGGTGCTCGCCGACATGCTCGAGCGCATCGGCGCGACGCTCGAGCAGGTGTCGCTGCCGTTCCACCCTGAGACCGGTGCATATGGCGGCGGGCACAAGCATGGGCACGACGAGACGTTCGCCGAGGACTATGCGATCGCGCAACAGGTGTTTGGTGAGCATCATGGGCATGAGCACTCGCACGACCACGACCATGACCACGTGCACGACGAATCGTGCGGACATGGGCACCACTCGCATCACCATGCGCATCGCTGAACTCACAGCGCTGCTGCATCTCGCGTCGCCGGCGCTGCCGATCGGCGCGTTCAGCTATTCGCAGGGTCTCGAAGCGGCGATCGAAGCGCAACTCATCACCGACGCCGACTCCGCGCGCACGTGGATCGAGTGCGGGCTGACTGACGTGCTCGCGCGCGGCGAGTTGCCGTTCCTCGCGCAGCAGATCGAACGCTGGCGCACGCACGACGCCGTCGAACTCGCCGACGCCAACGCCGAATTCCTCGCGAGCCGCGAGTCCGCCGAACTGCGCCGCGAAACCGAGCAGATGGGGTGGTCGCTGCGGCAGTTGTGCGTGTCGCTCGAATGGGGCGATGCGGCGAGGCGCGAAACGCTCGCGTCGCTCGCGCCGCTCGCGCTGCCGAGCGCGTTCGCATTCGCCGCCTACGCGCACGATGCGTCCACCGATGCCGCGCTCGCCGCCTACGCGTTCAGCTGGGTCGAGAACCAGGCCGCCGCCGCGTTGAAGGCGGT encodes the following:
- the ureA gene encoding urease subunit gamma, which translates into the protein MKLTPREKDKLLIFTAALLAERRRARGLKLNYPEAVAFITAALMEAARDGKSVAEVMHYGTTLLTRADVMEGVPEMIPDIQVEATFPDGTKLVTVHHPIP
- a CDS encoding urease subunit beta produces the protein MIPGELLIDDGEHELNAGRATVTVVVSNTGDRPVQIGSHYHFYEVNAALSFDRQAARGFRLNIAAGTAVRFEPGQERTVELVALAGERVVYGFNGKVMGKL
- the ureC gene encoding urease subunit alpha: MTLRIGRRAYAEMFGPTTGDRVRLADTELLIEIERDFTTYGEEVKFGGGKVIRDGMGQSQRVHAEVVDTVVTNAVILDHWGIVKADIGIKDGRIAAIGKAGNPDIQPNVTIAIGAATEVIAGEGLIVTAGGIDTHIHFISPQQIEEALASGVTTMLGGGTGPATGTNATTCTPGPWHLERMLQAADGYPMNLGFLGKGNVSQPAPLTEQIAAGAIGLKLHEDWGTTPAAIDNCLSVADDTDTQVAIHTDTLNEAGFVETTVAAFKGRTIHTYHTEGAGGGHAPDIIKVCGEANVLPSSTNPTRPYTVNTLDEHLDMLMVCHHLDPSIAEDIAFAESRIRRETIAAEDILHDLGALSMLSSDSQAMGRVGEVIIRTWQTAHKMKVQRGALPEDNARRDNFRAKRYVAKYTINPAITHGIAHEVGSIEPGKWADLVFWEPAFFGIKPSLILKGGMIAMAQMGDPNASIPTPQPVHYREMFATRGGALGRTSLTFVSQLAADANVAERYGLEKRIVAVKNCRSVTKADMIHNAWRPNISVDPETYQVIADGQLLTCDPATVLPMAQRYFLF
- the ureE gene encoding urease accessory protein UreE yields the protein MRTLNKLLAPHLKVAPVLVKRAPTLTLAFDERRKSRLAATLDNGEEIALLLPRGTVLRDGDVLVADDGGLVRVVAADDAVLVVRASDALTLTRAAYHLGNRHTPVEVGTDYLKLEYDPVLADMLERIGATLEQVSLPFHPETGAYGGGHKHGHDETFAEDYAIAQQVFGEHHGHEHSHDHDHDHVHDESCGHGHHSHHHAHR
- a CDS encoding urease accessory protein UreF, which codes for MRIAELTALLHLASPALPIGAFSYSQGLEAAIEAQLITDADSARTWIECGLTDVLARGELPFLAQQIERWRTHDAVELADANAEFLASRESAELRRETEQMGWSLRQLCVSLEWGDAARRETLASLAPLALPSAFAFAAYAHDASTDAALAAYAFSWVENQAAAALKAVPLGQLAGQRIIVALREPIDAAVARGLAISRDGLNTFAPQLGILSARHESQYSRLFRS